A section of the Humulus lupulus chromosome 2, drHumLupu1.1, whole genome shotgun sequence genome encodes:
- the LOC133816600 gene encoding 3-hydroxy-3-methylglutaryl coenzyme A reductase 2-B-like — translation MATMEGCLIVSTNRGCKAIHLSGGATSVLLRDGMTRAPVVRFNSTKRASKLKFFLEDPENFETLSIIFNRSSRFARLQGIQCVIAGKNVYIRFTCSTGDAMGMNMVSKGVQNVLDFLQNDFDDMDVIGISG, via the exons ATGGCGACTATGGAGGGTTGTTTGATTGTAAGTACAAACAGAGGTTGCAAGGCTATCCATTTGTCTGGTGGGGCTACCAGTGTGTTGTTGAGGGACGGCATGACCAGAGCACCGGTTGTGAGGTTTAATTCCACCAAGAGAGCTTCCAAGTTGAAGTTCTTCTTGGAGGACCCTGAAAATTTCGAGACACTTTCCATCATCTTTAACAG GTCTAGTAGATTTGCCAGGCTCCAGGGTATTCAGTGCGTGATTGCTGGAAAGAATGTGTATATCAGATTTACCTGCAGCACGGGAGACGCCATGGGGATGAACATGGTTTCAAAAGGAGTTCAGAATGTTCTTGATTTCCTTCAAAACGACTTTGATGACATGGATGTTATTGGCATATctggttag